One Rhodovulum sp. P5 DNA window includes the following coding sequences:
- a CDS encoding efflux RND transporter periplasmic adaptor subunit: MAAVARGRLTIRSFLVTAAVVMAAATSFAQEAAPPPMQVGVITLARQAVPQVVTLPGRAVAYQQVDLRPRVDGVIEDILYTPGQPLKVGDPMFRIDDAAYRAAVAADRSDLAKAEANLPVARAAYDRAVKLVDKGYTEAEVETARATLAEAEATLDAAQAALDYSQTQLSWTTIISPIAGVPDVAAVSVGDLVSAGQSDALTTITRLDPIYVDMVETSTRLLSLRGQIDAGTLTMNDRLEARLVLEDGQVYEGGGKLVTPGISVATSTGTFPVRFQFDNPDRMILPGMFVRGEVTIGTVDAFLVPQRAAERQNSGMLTAFVVGPDGTAEQRNLTEAGTHESNWIVSDGLAPGDRLIVDGLKSLTAGQAVAPVAVTIDENGLVQDAATATAED, translated from the coding sequence ATGGCTGCTGTTGCCCGGGGTCGTTTGACGATCCGTTCATTCCTTGTGACCGCGGCTGTCGTGATGGCGGCCGCCACGAGTTTCGCGCAGGAGGCTGCCCCGCCGCCGATGCAGGTGGGCGTCATAACCTTGGCGCGGCAGGCGGTTCCCCAGGTCGTCACCCTGCCCGGCCGCGCCGTGGCCTATCAGCAGGTCGATTTGCGCCCCCGTGTCGACGGGGTGATCGAGGATATTCTTTATACCCCCGGCCAACCGCTGAAGGTCGGTGACCCGATGTTCCGGATCGACGACGCGGCCTATCGCGCTGCGGTCGCCGCGGATCGGTCCGATCTGGCCAAGGCCGAAGCCAATCTGCCGGTGGCGCGCGCCGCCTATGACCGGGCCGTGAAACTGGTGGACAAGGGCTATACCGAGGCCGAGGTCGAAACCGCCCGCGCCACGCTGGCCGAGGCCGAGGCAACGCTCGACGCGGCACAGGCCGCGCTCGACTATTCGCAAACCCAGCTTTCGTGGACGACCATCATCAGCCCGATTGCCGGGGTGCCCGATGTGGCCGCGGTGTCGGTCGGCGATCTGGTCAGCGCGGGGCAAAGCGATGCGCTGACCACCATCACCCGGCTTGATCCGATCTATGTCGACATGGTCGAGACCAGCACGCGGCTTTTGTCGCTGCGCGGCCAGATCGATGCCGGCACGCTGACCATGAACGACCGGCTTGAGGCGCGGCTGGTTCTGGAAGACGGGCAGGTTTACGAAGGCGGCGGAAAGCTCGTCACCCCCGGCATCAGCGTGGCCACGTCGACAGGCACCTTCCCGGTGCGCTTCCAGTTCGACAATCCCGACCGGATGATCCTGCCCGGCATGTTCGTGCGGGGTGAGGTGACGATCGGCACGGTCGATGCCTTTCTTGTGCCCCAGCGCGCGGCCGAACGACAGAATTCGGGGATGCTGACGGCATTCGTTGTGGGGCCTGACGGCACCGCAGAGCAGCGCAACCTTACCGAGGCCGGCACCCATGAGAGCAACTGGATCGTCAGTGACGGGCTGGCGCCGGGCGACCGGCTGATCGTCGATGGGTTGAAGTCCCTGACCGCGGGGCAGGCGGTTGCGCCCGTGGCCGTGACCATCGATGAAAACGGGCTGGTGCAGGACGCCGCCACCGCGACGGCGGAGGACTGA
- a CDS encoding TetR/AcrR family transcriptional regulator, which produces MTLSLRERRRRQTEREIQAATLDLARTEGGLDSVTVEAIAERAGISPRTFFNYYPHKEAAVLGRPPGFPPEALETLRTGQGALVADLKPFLEAHLAQIEDDRSTLNAIFDLGRSSGRVKLLLDRFLMERTDDLSDCLSGRLPDLPPRRHRLLAEWALRLSGDAIGHWASGESKDLSTALQRAWEDHAAVADMLFDSVPPRIRQP; this is translated from the coding sequence ATGACGCTTTCGTTACGCGAACGCCGCCGGCGCCAGACAGAGCGCGAGATACAGGCCGCCACCCTCGACCTCGCTCGAACCGAGGGCGGGCTGGATTCCGTGACGGTTGAGGCAATCGCCGAACGCGCCGGCATCAGCCCGCGCACCTTCTTCAACTACTACCCGCACAAGGAGGCCGCGGTTCTGGGCCGCCCACCGGGGTTCCCGCCCGAGGCGCTGGAAACCCTGCGAACGGGCCAAGGCGCGTTGGTCGCGGATCTGAAACCCTTTCTCGAAGCACATCTGGCCCAGATCGAGGACGACCGATCCACCCTGAACGCAATCTTCGATCTCGGCCGCAGCAGTGGCAGGGTGAAGCTCCTGCTCGACCGGTTCCTGATGGAGCGGACCGACGACCTGTCCGATTGCCTTTCCGGGCGACTGCCCGACCTGCCGCCCCGCCGGCACAGGTTGCTTGCCGAATGGGCACTGCGCCTCAGCGGCGACGCCATCGGCCACTGGGCGTCCGGCGAGTCCAAAGACCTCTCCACCGCCCTGCAAAGGGCATGGGAAGATCACGCCGCGGTGGCGGACATGCTGTTCGACAGCGTCCCGCCGCGCATCAGACAGCCGTGA
- a CDS encoding efflux RND transporter permease subunit produces the protein MAAFFIRRPVFAWVLAIVTMLAGGFGLTSLPISQYPDIAPTTVRISATYSGASAETVENSVTSVIEDGMTGLDGLIYMTSTSSEGSGSVSLTFDDSVDPDMAQVQVQNKLQLVQSQLPTSVTQQGVRVNRSTSSILMVGALVADDGTRSSVELGDILGSTFEDAIQRTEGVGSINVFGTLYAMRIWLDPAKLYKYQLTPADVTSAVSEQNTNVTVGSLGAQPVVKGQQMTVSLSAQSQLTSVEDFERILLKTNEDGSSVYLNDVARVELAQESYGSSSRYNGKPAAGFGVNLATGANAVETAERVRAVIDGLIPSLPDGITVEYPYDTSPFVEESINQVYHTLAEAIVLVFLVILLFLQNWRATLIPTIAVPVVLLGTFGILAALGMSINTLSMFALVLAIGLLVDDAIVVVENVERVMAEEGLSSMEATEKSMHEISGALVGIVVVLSAVFLPMAFMSGSTGVIYRQFSVTIISAMVLSLAVALILTPAMCAHLLKPSHGPTRFAPLRWFNRGLDRTTDGYAGAVGRLSARPFRMLIVLAAIGAGGWLVYREVPSSFLPSEDQGVLMTMIELPQSATTQQTEAAVAAIEDYMLTERSDVVDSVFAAVGFSFGGSGQNSAMMFVKLKDYAARDLDAGTIATQANGAFFQNRHGQVIFMQPPAIPGMGTSSGFTMYLVDQAGTGQAALKEAADALVAAATGDGRVTNLRGNDEASKPALKLEIDQQKAEALGVSLSDVNTMLATVFAGTYVNDFPLGNDLREVIVQGDAPYRMQPGDIDAWYVRNSDGEMVPLSAFVTRVWDAVTPSLTRYGGTRAMEISGAAAQGVSSGIGMEVMEDLVADLDGGYGAAWTGLSYQERLSGNQEPLLYALSMLVVFLALAALYESWTVPFAVMLAVPVGVLGALLATWALGQSNDVYFKVGLLTTIGLAARNAILIVEFAETLRNRGLSLIEATRNAARQRLRPILMTSLAFGFGILPLALASGAGANAQNSIGIGMLGGIVFSAAFGILMVPVFYVAVLSAARRFGRGREVPA, from the coding sequence ATGGCAGCCTTCTTCATCCGCCGCCCGGTCTTTGCCTGGGTTCTGGCCATCGTCACCATGCTGGCCGGCGGCTTTGGCCTGACCAGCCTGCCGATTTCGCAATACCCGGATATCGCGCCCACCACGGTGCGGATTTCGGCGACCTATTCCGGCGCCTCTGCCGAAACGGTCGAAAACTCGGTCACCAGCGTAATCGAGGACGGGATGACCGGGCTCGACGGGCTGATCTACATGACATCGACCTCGTCCGAAGGGTCGGGCAGCGTCTCGCTTACCTTCGATGACAGCGTCGATCCGGACATGGCGCAGGTGCAGGTCCAGAACAAGCTGCAACTGGTGCAGTCGCAACTGCCCACCAGCGTGACCCAGCAAGGGGTGCGCGTGAACCGCTCCACCTCGTCGATCCTGATGGTCGGGGCGCTGGTCGCCGACGACGGCACGCGCAGCTCTGTCGAGCTGGGGGATATCCTGGGCTCCACCTTCGAGGATGCGATCCAGCGGACCGAGGGTGTGGGTTCGATCAACGTCTTCGGCACGCTATATGCGATGCGCATCTGGCTCGACCCTGCGAAGCTCTACAAGTACCAGTTGACGCCCGCCGATGTGACCTCCGCCGTGTCGGAACAGAATACCAACGTGACCGTGGGGTCGCTGGGCGCGCAGCCGGTGGTAAAGGGGCAGCAGATGACCGTGTCGCTCTCGGCGCAGTCGCAACTGACCTCGGTCGAGGATTTCGAGCGCATCCTGCTGAAGACCAACGAAGACGGCTCCAGCGTCTATCTCAACGACGTGGCCCGGGTGGAACTGGCGCAGGAAAGCTATGGCAGTTCCAGCCGGTATAATGGCAAGCCCGCGGCGGGTTTCGGCGTGAACCTTGCCACCGGCGCAAATGCGGTGGAAACGGCCGAACGGGTGCGCGCGGTGATCGACGGGCTGATCCCGTCGCTGCCCGACGGCATCACGGTCGAATATCCCTACGACACCTCGCCCTTTGTCGAGGAGTCGATCAATCAGGTCTATCACACGTTGGCCGAGGCCATCGTTCTGGTGTTCCTCGTGATCCTTCTGTTCCTTCAGAACTGGCGCGCAACGCTGATCCCGACCATCGCGGTGCCGGTCGTCCTGCTGGGCACTTTTGGCATTCTGGCCGCCCTTGGCATGTCGATCAACACGCTCAGCATGTTCGCGCTGGTGCTGGCCATCGGCCTGCTGGTCGATGACGCCATCGTCGTGGTCGAGAATGTCGAGCGGGTGATGGCCGAAGAGGGGCTGAGCTCGATGGAAGCCACCGAGAAAAGCATGCACGAGATCTCGGGGGCACTGGTGGGCATCGTCGTGGTGCTGTCGGCGGTGTTCCTGCCGATGGCGTTCATGTCGGGTTCTACCGGGGTGATCTATCGTCAGTTCTCGGTCACGATCATCTCGGCCATGGTTCTTTCGCTCGCCGTGGCGCTGATCCTGACGCCCGCGATGTGTGCGCATCTTTTGAAACCGTCCCACGGCCCGACCCGCTTTGCGCCGCTGCGCTGGTTCAACCGGGGTCTCGACCGGACGACAGACGGATATGCCGGTGCCGTCGGGCGCCTGTCCGCGCGCCCCTTCCGCATGCTGATCGTGCTGGCAGCCATCGGGGCCGGCGGCTGGCTGGTCTATCGCGAGGTGCCGTCCTCCTTTCTACCGTCCGAGGATCAGGGCGTTCTGATGACCATGATCGAACTGCCCCAAAGCGCGACGACCCAGCAGACCGAGGCCGCCGTTGCCGCGATCGAAGACTACATGCTGACCGAGCGATCGGATGTCGTGGATTCGGTGTTCGCCGCGGTGGGGTTCAGCTTCGGGGGCAGCGGGCAGAACAGCGCGATGATGTTCGTCAAGCTCAAGGACTATGCCGCGCGCGATCTGGATGCCGGCACCATTGCGACACAGGCCAATGGCGCGTTCTTCCAGAACCGGCACGGGCAGGTCATCTTCATGCAGCCACCCGCGATCCCCGGCATGGGCACCTCGTCGGGCTTTACCATGTATCTGGTCGATCAGGCAGGGACCGGCCAGGCCGCCCTGAAAGAAGCCGCCGATGCGCTGGTCGCCGCCGCCACGGGGGACGGGCGCGTGACAAATCTGCGCGGCAATGACGAGGCCAGCAAACCCGCGCTGAAGCTCGAGATCGACCAGCAGAAGGCCGAGGCGCTGGGGGTCTCCCTGTCCGATGTCAACACGATGCTGGCCACCGTTTTCGCGGGCACCTATGTCAACGACTTCCCGCTGGGCAACGATCTGCGAGAGGTCATCGTGCAGGGCGACGCGCCCTACCGGATGCAGCCCGGCGATATCGACGCCTGGTATGTCCGCAATTCCGATGGCGAGATGGTGCCGCTTTCGGCTTTCGTGACGCGGGTCTGGGATGCGGTCACGCCCTCGCTGACCCGCTATGGCGGCACCCGCGCGATGGAGATTTCGGGCGCAGCGGCGCAAGGGGTCAGTTCCGGCATCGGGATGGAGGTGATGGAAGACCTCGTCGCCGATCTCGACGGCGGATATGGCGCGGCATGGACGGGGCTGTCCTATCAGGAACGGCTGTCGGGCAATCAGGAGCCGCTGCTTTACGCGCTGTCGATGCTGGTGGTGTTTCTCGCCCTCGCCGCGCTTTACGAAAGCTGGACCGTGCCGTTCGCGGTGATGTTGGCGGTGCCCGTGGGCGTTCTGGGGGCGCTCTTGGCAACCTGGGCCTTGGGGCAGTCGAACGATGTCTATTTCAAGGTGGGGCTATTGACGACCATCGGCCTTGCCGCCCGCAATGCCATCCTGATCGTCGAATTCGCCGAAACGCTGCGAAACCGTGGCCTGTCGCTGATCGAGGCGACGCGGAACGCCGCGCGCCAGCGCCTTCGCCCGATCCTGATGACCTCGCTTGCCTTCGGCTTTGGCATCCTGCCCTTGGCACTGGCCAGCGGGGCAGGCGCGAACGCGCAGAACTCCATCGGTATCGGCATGCTGGGCGGCATCGTGTTCTCCGCCGCCTTCGGCATCCTGATGGTGCCCGTCTTCTATGTGGCCGTGCTGAGCGCCGCCCGGCGGTTCGGGCGCGGCCGGGAGGTTCCCGCATGA